Proteins from a genomic interval of Paucidesulfovibrio longus DSM 6739:
- a CDS encoding TRAP transporter large permease, which produces MDPTSIGLAGIVLLLAVIFLFRIPVGFAMGVLGFAGYALILNMNAARAMLGTVVWDTFSSYGLTVIPLFILMGQICFYSGVNERLYKTAYVWMGQIRGGMAMATVLACGGFAAICGSNTATAATMSSVALPEMKKYGYSPVLSTGVVAAGSTLGVVIPPSVVLIIYGLQVGESIGKLFWGGMVPGILLLALFLGTVWALCLRHPAWGPAGPRTSFLDKLRSLPGSLEMIVLFGLVMGGLFAGLFSPTEVGAAGSALALLLAVATGKMTVSKFIQALSDTIKISCMILVIMMGAVIFAKFLTIARLPTEIAAFVTSLPVPAWTVIVLICLIYAVGGMVMDALALLLVTIPIFQPVVQAMGYDLIWFGVLITVVTTMGAITPPVGVNTFIVASMAQDVPMRHVFAGVSYFLACYAVVVALLMIFPALVLYLPGLM; this is translated from the coding sequence ATGGATCCGACCAGCATCGGCCTCGCAGGCATCGTCCTGCTCCTGGCCGTCATCTTTCTCTTCCGCATTCCCGTGGGCTTCGCCATGGGCGTGCTCGGCTTCGCGGGCTACGCCCTGATCCTGAACATGAACGCGGCCCGCGCCATGCTCGGCACCGTGGTCTGGGACACCTTCTCCAGCTACGGGCTGACCGTGATCCCCCTGTTCATCCTCATGGGCCAGATCTGCTTCTACTCCGGGGTCAACGAGCGGCTCTACAAGACCGCCTACGTCTGGATGGGACAGATCCGGGGCGGCATGGCCATGGCCACGGTGCTGGCCTGCGGCGGGTTCGCCGCCATCTGCGGCTCGAACACGGCCACGGCCGCGACCATGAGCTCCGTGGCCCTGCCGGAAATGAAGAAATACGGCTACAGCCCGGTGCTCTCCACGGGCGTGGTGGCCGCCGGGTCCACCCTGGGCGTGGTCATCCCCCCGTCCGTGGTGCTGATCATCTACGGCTTGCAGGTCGGCGAGAGCATCGGCAAGCTCTTCTGGGGCGGCATGGTGCCGGGCATTTTGCTCCTGGCGCTCTTTCTGGGAACGGTCTGGGCGCTCTGCCTGCGCCACCCCGCCTGGGGCCCGGCCGGACCGCGCACCTCCTTCCTGGACAAGCTGCGTTCCCTGCCCGGCTCCCTGGAAATGATCGTGCTCTTCGGCCTGGTCATGGGCGGGCTCTTCGCCGGGCTCTTCTCGCCCACGGAAGTGGGCGCGGCAGGCTCGGCCCTGGCGCTCCTGCTCGCCGTGGCCACAGGCAAGATGACCGTGAGCAAGTTCATCCAGGCCCTCAGCGACACCATCAAGATATCCTGCATGATCCTGGTGATCATGATGGGCGCGGTGATCTTCGCCAAGTTCCTGACCATCGCCCGGCTGCCCACGGAAATCGCCGCCTTCGTGACCTCCCTGCCCGTGCCCGCCTGGACCGTGATCGTGCTCATCTGCCTGATCTACGCCGTGGGCGGCATGGTCATGGACGCCCTGGCCCTGCTCCTGGTGACCATCCCCATCTTCCAACCCGTGGTCCAGGCCATGGGCTACGACCTGATCTGGTTCGGCGTGCTCATCACCGTGGTCACGACCATGGGAGCCATCACCCCGCCCGTGGGCGTGAACACCTTCATCGTGGCCTCCATGGCCCAGGACGTGCCCATGCGGCATGTTTTCGCCGGGGTGAGCTACTTCCTGGCCTGCTATGCGGTCGTGGTCGCCCTGCTGATGATCTTCCCCGCCCTGGTGCTCTACCTGCCCGGCCTGATGTAG
- a CDS encoding sulfide-dependent adenosine diphosphate thiazole synthase: MNPNQPKPLDERVITEAIADRYFAKFKSCLDLDVAIVGGGPSGLTAAWKLASEGFNVGLFERKLSLGGGMWGGGMTWNMVVVQEESRHILEEAGVPVELYRDGYYTADAVTCTTTLASRACVAGAKVFNCTTVEDVCIREEAGGKRVTGLVINSSPVEMAGLHIDPVVLGSKCLIEATGHATEVLKTLVRKNDVRLNTPSGGIEGEQSMWAERAETTTVDNTREVFPGMWVAGMAANATYGSYRMGPIFGGMLLSGLKVAEEIAKQLRG; the protein is encoded by the coding sequence ATGAACCCGAATCAACCCAAACCCCTGGACGAACGCGTCATCACCGAGGCCATCGCGGACCGCTACTTCGCCAAGTTCAAGTCCTGCCTGGACCTGGACGTGGCCATCGTGGGCGGCGGCCCTTCCGGCCTGACCGCCGCCTGGAAGCTGGCTTCCGAAGGCTTCAACGTGGGCCTGTTCGAGCGCAAGCTGTCCCTCGGCGGCGGCATGTGGGGCGGCGGCATGACCTGGAACATGGTCGTGGTCCAGGAGGAAAGCCGCCACATCCTCGAAGAGGCGGGCGTGCCCGTGGAACTCTACCGCGACGGCTACTACACGGCCGACGCCGTGACCTGCACCACCACCCTGGCCTCCCGCGCCTGCGTGGCCGGGGCCAAGGTCTTCAACTGCACCACGGTGGAAGACGTCTGCATCCGCGAGGAAGCGGGCGGCAAGCGCGTGACCGGACTGGTCATCAACTCCTCGCCCGTGGAAATGGCCGGGCTGCACATCGACCCCGTGGTGCTCGGCTCCAAGTGCCTGATCGAGGCCACGGGCCACGCCACCGAAGTGCTCAAGACCCTGGTGCGCAAGAACGACGTGCGCCTGAACACGCCCTCCGGCGGCATCGAGGGCGAGCAGTCCATGTGGGCCGAGCGCGCCGAGACCACCACGGTGGACAACACCCGCGAGGTCTTCCCCGGCATGTGGGTCGCGGGCATGGCCGCCAACGCCACCTACGGCTCCTACCGCATGGGCCCCATCTTCGGGGGCATGCTCCTCTCCGGACTGAAGGTGGCCGAAGAGATCGCCAAACAGCTGCGCGGCTAG
- a CDS encoding RluA family pseudouridine synthase codes for MPGVTTLTVSRAEDGQKLLQYLERRLRGAVPRSAIQKWIRTGQVRVDGGRKKPFDRIAEGQLVRIPPYDAPAPEGQERGKDRKPDALDAGSRTGSRKPAPGLRVVHEDDDLVVLAKPAGLPAHGGTGHDDSVAARLAARHAGSDFAPTLAHRLDRDTSGLLLAAKTYNKLRELNDLIASGGLRKTYLAWVRGRWPHAGEITLEDRLEKSGAPGEERVTAGSGKVALARVRPLLLPDADCGEKGVSLLAVTLLTGRTHQIRVQLAERGHPIVGDRKYGLQDGRNAKKNISNSAMYLHAFQLVLPGLELRLPPPWQGRYAVPEHILHTFPADRQPDPSAAR; via the coding sequence ATGCCCGGCGTGACCACCCTGACCGTGAGCCGCGCCGAGGACGGCCAGAAGCTGCTGCAATACCTGGAGCGCCGCCTTCGGGGCGCTGTGCCGCGCTCGGCCATCCAGAAATGGATCCGCACCGGGCAGGTGCGCGTGGACGGCGGGCGCAAAAAGCCCTTCGACCGCATCGCCGAGGGGCAGCTCGTGCGCATTCCCCCCTACGACGCCCCGGCCCCGGAGGGACAGGAGCGCGGAAAGGACAGAAAGCCGGACGCGCTGGACGCCGGGAGCCGGACAGGGAGCCGCAAGCCCGCCCCTGGGCTGCGCGTTGTCCACGAGGACGACGACCTCGTGGTGCTGGCCAAGCCCGCGGGACTGCCCGCCCACGGCGGCACGGGCCACGACGATTCCGTGGCCGCTCGGCTGGCCGCCCGCCACGCGGGCAGCGACTTCGCCCCCACCCTGGCCCACCGCCTGGACCGCGACACCTCCGGCCTGCTCCTGGCCGCCAAGACCTACAACAAACTGCGCGAGCTGAACGACCTGATCGCCTCCGGCGGACTGCGCAAGACCTACCTGGCCTGGGTGCGCGGGCGCTGGCCCCACGCCGGGGAAATCACCCTGGAAGACCGTCTGGAAAAAAGCGGCGCCCCCGGAGAGGAGCGCGTCACCGCCGGGAGCGGCAAGGTCGCCCTGGCCAGGGTTCGGCCCCTGCTCCTGCCGGATGCGGACTGCGGGGAAAAGGGCGTCAGCCTTTTGGCCGTGACCCTGCTCACGGGCCGCACCCACCAGATCCGCGTGCAGCTCGCCGAGCGCGGCCATCCCATCGTGGGCGACCGGAAATACGGTCTTCAGGACGGTCGGAACGCCAAGAAAAACATATCGAATTCAGCGATGTATCTGCACGCCTTCCAACTCGTCCTGCCGGGTCTGGAGCTGCGCCTGCCGCCCCCCTGGCAGGGCCGCTACGCGGTCCCGGAACATATCCTGCATACTTTTCCGGCAGATAGGCAACCGGACCCTTCCGCGGCGCGCTGA
- a CDS encoding BON domain-containing protein produces MPRTLSAPLRLLCLLSLAVLAGCNPYTSGYKYASDPRETSVLAGDKAISTEILARFADNEAVGMTDLSASAYDGQVYLVGEYLNTAQLEAAKRIAAKVEGVRGVTVYARPRSEREDCSDLANLALAQEVGARLVADDIVHGYNVDVKALQCRTIVLLGLVADKAEIAQAKAVAAKVQGVDNVVSYLKVYTQQN; encoded by the coding sequence ATGCCCCGCACGCTCTCCGCTCCGCTCCGCCTGCTCTGCCTGCTCTCTCTCGCCGTCCTTGCGGGCTGCAATCCCTACACGTCCGGATACAAATACGCCTCCGACCCCCGCGAAACCAGCGTTCTCGCCGGAGACAAGGCCATTTCCACGGAGATTCTGGCCCGCTTCGCGGACAACGAAGCGGTGGGCATGACGGACCTTTCCGCCTCGGCCTACGATGGGCAGGTCTACCTCGTGGGCGAATACCTGAACACCGCGCAGCTGGAAGCGGCCAAGCGCATCGCCGCCAAGGTCGAGGGAGTGCGTGGGGTCACGGTCTACGCCCGGCCCCGGTCCGAGCGCGAGGATTGCAGCGACCTCGCCAATCTCGCCCTGGCCCAGGAAGTGGGCGCGCGGCTGGTTGCCGACGACATCGTGCACGGATACAACGTGGACGTGAAGGCCCTTCAGTGCCGGACCATCGTGCTGCTCGGCCTCGTGGCCGATAAGGCCGAAATCGCCCAGGCCAAGGCCGTTGCCGCCAAGGTCCAAGGCGTGGACAACGTCGTTTCCTATCTCAAGGTCTACACACAACAGAACTAG
- a CDS encoding BON domain-containing protein, with product MRTIAKFLFLVAALASLAGCTVYKAAMDERSLGQIYDDEQITFLIDKELLADKDVNYMDYKAFTYLGRVYLVGEYESDTQRNRAIRLARDVEGVRSVTTYLLPKQEVANCGTSDQLRIAAELDKDLLEDESVNGTNVDTKIVQCQAVLLGLVGSQQEIDRAQAIAGQVPGVTAVKSFLHVYTDR from the coding sequence ATGCGCACCATCGCCAAATTTCTTTTCCTCGTCGCGGCCCTGGCCTCGCTCGCCGGCTGCACCGTCTACAAGGCCGCCATGGACGAACGCAGCCTCGGCCAGATCTACGACGACGAGCAGATCACCTTCCTGATCGACAAGGAACTGCTTGCGGACAAGGACGTCAACTACATGGACTACAAGGCCTTCACCTACCTGGGCCGGGTCTATCTCGTCGGCGAGTACGAGAGCGACACCCAGCGCAACAGGGCCATCCGCCTGGCCCGCGACGTGGAAGGCGTGCGCTCCGTGACCACCTACCTGCTGCCCAAGCAGGAGGTCGCCAACTGCGGCACCTCGGACCAGCTGCGCATCGCCGCGGAACTGGACAAGGATCTGCTGGAGGACGAGAGCGTCAACGGCACCAACGTGGACACCAAGATCGTCCAGTGCCAGGCCGTGCTGCTCGGTCTCGTGGGCTCGCAGCAGGAGATCGACCGGGCGCAGGCCATCGCCGGACAGGTTCCGGGCGTGACCGCGGTCAAGAGCTTCCTGCACGTCTATACGGACCGCTGA
- a CDS encoding C40 family peptidase, whose translation MLCRIRQARTRLPLRENVIRLSLLCLALLALNACSVMDMGKARIPPGASYGTPGRQSAPGYNGAGYSVVDTALSTIGTPYRWGGDSPNEGFDCSGLVYWVYARHGVRVPRPSWEQIRTGTPVGRSELMPGDLVFFKIARGSGFHVGIYAGRGVFVHSPKSGQRVRESSLSDDYWRSHYVGARRIPAPLRATR comes from the coding sequence ATGCTTTGCCGGATACGACAAGCCCGGACCCGCCTTCCCCTGAGGGAAAACGTCATCCGCCTGAGCCTGCTCTGTCTGGCGCTGCTGGCCCTGAACGCCTGCTCGGTCATGGACATGGGCAAGGCCCGCATCCCGCCGGGCGCGTCCTACGGAACGCCCGGCCGCCAGAGCGCTCCCGGCTACAACGGCGCAGGCTACAGCGTGGTGGACACCGCGCTCTCGACCATCGGCACGCCCTACCGCTGGGGCGGCGATTCGCCGAACGAGGGCTTCGACTGCTCCGGGCTGGTCTATTGGGTCTACGCCCGGCACGGAGTTCGCGTGCCCCGTCCGAGCTGGGAGCAGATCAGGACCGGAACGCCCGTGGGCCGAAGCGAGCTGATGCCCGGCGATCTGGTTTTCTTCAAGATCGCCCGGGGCAGCGGGTTCCATGTGGGCATCTACGCCGGGCGCGGCGTCTTCGTGCACAGCCCCAAGTCGGGCCAGCGCGTGCGCGAGAGCAGCCTCTCGGACGACTACTGGCGCAGCCACTACGTGGGAGCGCGGCGCATTCCCGCGCCGCTGCGCGCCACCCGCTGA